Proteins co-encoded in one Euleptes europaea isolate rEulEur1 chromosome 1, rEulEur1.hap1, whole genome shotgun sequence genomic window:
- the LOC130473163 gene encoding zinc finger protein 300-like, which produces MGPKPYTCSDCGKSFNWRNHLFIHRRIHTGEKPYKCSHCGKSFNQSSALFAHERTHSEEKPYQCSVCGKSFKQRSNLTTHERTHTGEKPYACSVCGKSFSQRATHFRHEKIHTEEKPHMCTVCGKSFSRKTNLVTHEQIHSGEKPYKCSEFCGKSFSHRSSLVAHVRTHTGEKPYECSDCSESFNQRANLIRHRRIHTGEKPYPCPVCGKSFGQSSTLKRHEQIHTGERPHSCSSCGKSFIRKTDLLRHEHIHSKLDRL; this is translated from the exons ATGGGACCAAAGCCATATACatgctcagactgtggcaagagcttcaATTGGAGAAATCACCTGTTTATTCATAGAAGGAttcatacaggagagaagccatataaatgctcccactgtgggaagagcttcaatcAGAGTTCAGCCCTTTTTGCGCATGAGAGAACCCACTCGGAagagaaaccatatca ATGCTCAGTCTGTGGTAAAAGCTTCAAGCAGAGATCGAACCTCACGACCCATGAGAGGACTCATACAGGGGAAAAACCGTATGCATGCTCAgtctgtgggaagagcttcagtcaaaGGGCAACTCATTTTAGACATGAAAAAATCCATACAGAGGAAAAACCTCACATGTGCACAGTctgtggtaaaagcttcagtCGTAAAACAAACCTTGTTACCCATGAGCAAATCCATTCTGGAGAGAAGCCCTATAAATGCTCCGAAT TctgtggtaaaagcttcagtcacAGATCCAGCCTTGTTGCCCATGTGAGAAcgcacactggagagaaaccctatGAATGTTCAGACTGCAGTGAAAGCTTCAATCAGAGAGCTAACCTCATCAGACACAGGAGaatccatacaggagagaaaccatatccgTGCCCAGTCTGTGGGAAAAGTTTCGGTCAGAGTTCGACACTTAAAAGGCATGAAcagattcacacaggagagagacCACATTCATGTTCCTCGTGCGGTAAAAGCTTTATTCGTAAAACAGATCTTCTTAGGCATGAGCACATCCACTCAAAACTGGACAGGTTGTAA